One Glycine soja cultivar W05 chromosome 2, ASM419377v2, whole genome shotgun sequence genomic region harbors:
- the LOC114394075 gene encoding casparian strip membrane protein 4-like produces MSTTIDVPAESSKINSIANGIRKVPGAPPRPEGGWKKGVAILDFILRLGAIASALGAAATMATSDETLPFFTQFFQFEASYDSFSTFQFFVIAMAFVGGYLVLSLPFSIVTIIRPHAAGPRLFLIILDTVFLTLATSSAAAATAIVYLAHNGNQDSNWLAICNQFGDFCQEISGAVVASFVAVVLFVLLIVMCAVALRNH; encoded by the exons ATGTCAACCACCATTGATGTCCCTGCAGAATCAAGCAAGATTAATAGTATTGCGAATGGAATTAGAAAAGTTCCAGGTGCACCCCCAAGGCCAGAAGGAGGGTGGAAGAAAGGGGTAGCCATACTAGACTTTATTCTAAGGTTGGGTGCTATTGCATCTGCTCTTGGTGCTGCTGCCACCATGGCAACAAGTGATGAGACGCTCCCTTTCTTCACTCAGTTCTTCCAGTTTGAGGCTAGCTATGATAGTTTTTCTACTTTCCA GTTTTTTGTGATTGCTATGGCATTTGTTGGTGGCTACCTAGTCCTATCTCTACCTTTCTCTATAGTCACTATTATACGTCCCCATGCCGCTGGACCAAGACTTTTCCTCATTATCCTAGACACT GTGTTCCTGACTCTAGCAACTTCTAGTGCTGCCGCTGCTACTGCCATAGTGTACTTAGCACACAATGGCAATCAGGATTCGAATTGGCTTGCCATCTGCAACCAATTTGGTGATTTCTGCCAAGAGATTAGTGGAGCAGTGGTGGCATCGTTCGTTGCCGTGGTTCTCTTCGTTTTGCTCATTGTTATGTGTGCAGTGGCTCTACGAAATCATTAG